The following proteins are encoded in a genomic region of Actinomadura sp. NAK00032:
- a CDS encoding M20/M25/M40 family metallo-hydrolase, which yields MTERLFDASRRVLAGVLGLLALGVVMFAAAVADGPPRPLPVDARADEFSAARALGHLSRFATEPRPIGSAASARTRDYLVERLRAEGFGVQVQRAVGASSGVGLAAFGRVENVVATLPGSDPTGTIMLAAHYDSAAMGPGASDDGAAVAAILETARALRERGPLRNDLVLLLSDGEEDGVLGAEAFVREHPLGRAKGVLLNFEARGAGGPTLMFETTRNNARLVSAFADAAPRPHGDSSMVELYRMLPNNTDFTPLSEAGFRGMNFAWIQRGSHYHTATDSIANLDRGSLQHQGATMLALTRTLGNTDLADLDDRGDATYFRLPGVMVTYPGALVPVLTVLSVLAFGGLVAAVRKRRLASLPRMLLAAVSAVLPLVLTAILAQVLWSVLAGVRPDYDTMGGLLHRPVPYRAAVAALAVLALSLWYVPLRRRLGPAALAVGALAWPTGLGVLLTWVAPGAAFLCTLPALACALGGLGAVLLPRGRFAALVLGLVVPGLLLPAWAQVAFDGMGLALAGVPALALALFGLTLLPLAELVLPERRAALAVPSALALAVALAVTGLAVDTYDQTRPRRTHLAYVMNADSGTAHWVSGDADPGSWTRRYVSGHDQGGLPPGYARSLRWTGPAQPMRAAEPSVQIVSRDGDLFRLQVRVGRGARSVTLRFDRPITEASAAVAGSKPAHVAVDGTRRKTWPGEVRFRGLPAGGASISVRVPGGRRLTAIAETTGLTTVPGFVPPPRDLVPSTREDGDLTAVTRTYNLR from the coding sequence GTGACGGAGAGATTGTTCGACGCATCACGCCGTGTACTCGCCGGCGTTCTCGGATTGCTGGCCCTCGGCGTGGTCATGTTCGCCGCGGCGGTGGCGGACGGCCCACCGCGCCCGCTGCCCGTGGACGCTCGGGCGGACGAGTTCAGTGCCGCGCGAGCCCTCGGCCATCTCAGCCGGTTCGCCACCGAGCCGCGGCCGATCGGTAGTGCGGCGAGCGCGAGGACACGCGACTACCTCGTCGAGCGCCTGCGGGCCGAAGGGTTCGGCGTGCAGGTGCAGCGTGCGGTCGGGGCCTCCTCGGGGGTGGGGCTGGCGGCGTTCGGGCGGGTGGAGAACGTGGTCGCCACGCTGCCGGGCAGCGACCCCACCGGGACGATCATGCTGGCCGCGCACTACGACTCCGCGGCGATGGGGCCCGGCGCCTCCGACGACGGTGCGGCCGTGGCCGCGATCCTGGAGACGGCCCGCGCGCTACGGGAGCGCGGCCCGCTGCGCAACGACCTGGTCCTGCTGCTGTCCGACGGGGAGGAGGACGGCGTGCTCGGCGCCGAGGCGTTCGTCCGGGAGCATCCGCTCGGCCGCGCCAAGGGCGTGCTCCTCAACTTCGAAGCGCGCGGGGCGGGCGGGCCCACCCTGATGTTCGAGACGACCCGGAACAATGCCCGGCTGGTCAGCGCGTTCGCGGACGCGGCCCCGAGGCCGCACGGTGACTCCTCGATGGTCGAGCTGTACCGGATGCTGCCGAACAACACCGACTTCACCCCGCTGTCCGAAGCCGGGTTCCGCGGCATGAACTTCGCCTGGATCCAGCGCGGTTCCCACTACCACACGGCCACGGACTCGATCGCAAACCTCGATCGGGGCAGCCTCCAGCACCAGGGCGCCACCATGCTCGCCCTCACCCGCACACTCGGGAACACCGATCTGGCCGACCTGGACGATCGGGGCGACGCGACCTACTTCCGGCTGCCCGGGGTGATGGTGACCTACCCGGGGGCGCTGGTGCCGGTCCTGACCGTCCTGTCGGTCCTGGCGTTCGGCGGGCTGGTCGCGGCGGTGCGGAAACGGCGGCTCGCGAGCCTGCCGCGCATGCTGCTCGCCGCGGTGTCCGCGGTGCTGCCGCTGGTGCTGACGGCCATACTGGCGCAGGTGCTGTGGAGCGTCCTTGCGGGCGTGCGGCCCGACTACGACACGATGGGCGGCCTGCTGCACCGGCCGGTGCCCTACCGGGCCGCCGTCGCCGCGCTGGCCGTGCTCGCGCTGTCCCTGTGGTACGTCCCGCTGCGCCGGAGGCTCGGCCCGGCTGCGCTCGCGGTCGGCGCGCTCGCCTGGCCGACGGGTTTGGGCGTCCTGCTCACGTGGGTCGCGCCGGGCGCCGCGTTCCTGTGCACGCTGCCCGCTCTGGCGTGCGCGCTGGGCGGTCTCGGTGCCGTCCTGCTGCCGCGCGGGCGATTTGCGGCGCTGGTGCTCGGGCTCGTCGTCCCCGGGTTGCTGTTGCCCGCATGGGCGCAGGTGGCCTTCGACGGCATGGGGCTCGCGCTGGCGGGCGTGCCCGCACTGGCGCTGGCACTGTTCGGGCTGACGCTGCTTCCCCTCGCCGAACTCGTTCTACCCGAGCGGCGGGCCGCGCTCGCCGTGCCGTCGGCCCTCGCGCTCGCCGTCGCGCTGGCCGTGACCGGGCTGGCCGTCGATACCTACGACCAGACGCGCCCGCGCCGCACCCACCTGGCCTACGTGATGAACGCCGACAGCGGCACCGCGCACTGGGTGAGCGGTGACGCGGATCCCGGTTCCTGGACCCGGCGGTACGTGTCCGGCCACGACCAGGGCGGGCTTCCGCCCGGATACGCGCGCAGCCTGCGGTGGACGGGTCCGGCTCAGCCGATGCGGGCGGCCGAACCCAGTGTCCAGATCGTCTCCCGCGACGGCGACCTCTTCCGGCTGCAGGTGAGGGTCGGACGCGGCGCCCGCTCGGTGACGCTGCGCTTCGACCGTCCGATCACCGAGGCGTCAGCGGCCGTAGCGGGTTCCAAGCCCGCACACGTGGCGGTCGACGGGACACGGCGCAAGACCTGGCCGGGCGAGGTCCGCTTCCGCGGCCTCCCCGCCGGCGGCGCCTCGATCAGCGTGCGGGTACCGGGCGGCCGGCGGCTCACCGCGATCGCGGAGACGACCGGTCTCACGACCGTGCCCGGCTTCGTGCCGCCGCCGCGCGATCTGGTGCCCTCCACGCGTGAGGACGGCGACCTGACCGCCGTGACCCGCACCTACAACCTGCGGTAA
- a CDS encoding DUF397 domain-containing protein, which yields MTQWRKSSRSGTGGQSNCVEVANLSGDVGVRDSKDLSGPRITLPVERFRSLAADIKRGAHDLP from the coding sequence ATGACCCAGTGGCGCAAGTCGAGCCGCAGCGGTACAGGCGGTCAGTCCAACTGCGTGGAGGTTGCGAATCTCTCTGGTGATGTCGGCGTGCGTGACAGCAAGGACCTGAGCGGTCCCCGCATCACCCTCCCGGTCGAGCGCTTCCGCAGTCTGGCCGCTGACATCAAGCGCGGAGCACACGACCTACCCTGA
- a CDS encoding ATP-binding protein, with amino-acid sequence MAQALTHPNLPSDGMLVTSYNPVEESAHQLGRALHDIENPTRRADPAGTGLGLPIARQVAQAHHGSPRIADRPNGTCMVLRLPLSEPAD; translated from the coding sequence GTGGCGCAGGCTCTGACTCACCCGAACCTGCCCTCCGACGGGATGCTGGTGACGTCCTACAACCCTGTCGAAGAGAGTGCTCACCAACTCGGCCGCGCCCTGCACGACATCGAGAATCCGACTCGCCGCGCCGACCCGGCCGGGACCGGTCTGGGCTTGCCGATCGCCCGCCAGGTCGCCCAGGCTCATCACGGCAGTCCGCGCATCGCCGACCGTCCGAACGGCACCTGCATGGTGCTGCGTCTGCCCCTGTCGGAACCGGCAGACTGA
- a CDS encoding MmcQ/YjbR family DNA-binding protein, which translates to MPLTGDRLQRLARSTAGELPGVSHGRPFTDKLDVYKVAGKVFLIVTDDPHEQIITVKTEPEYARSLRRRHESITVGRYLNKKHWISLAAGQEITATLVKDLVAESYDLVAASVPAHRRPGSG; encoded by the coding sequence ATGCCCCTCACCGGCGATCGACTTCAGCGTCTGGCCCGCAGCACGGCCGGCGAGCTTCCCGGCGTCAGTCACGGACGGCCGTTCACCGACAAGCTGGACGTCTACAAGGTGGCGGGAAAGGTCTTCCTCATCGTCACCGACGACCCGCACGAGCAGATCATCACCGTGAAGACCGAGCCCGAGTACGCGCGGTCGCTGCGGCGACGGCACGAATCGATCACGGTGGGCCGGTACCTGAACAAGAAGCACTGGATCTCCCTGGCCGCGGGCCAGGAGATCACCGCCACGCTGGTCAAGGACCTGGTCGCAGAGTCCTATGACCTGGTCGCAGCGTCGGTGCCCGCCCACCGCCGCCCCGGGTCGGGATGA
- a CDS encoding VOC family protein — MTMLELHGINHLTLSTTDIDRLVTYYTELLGATLAFERAATSVDPRVAVIDVGGADHLMIVETATAPTTDLDPLGRAGWGLRVGTHAQLCELREQIQDAGWPVGQIETLPTQWTMTVRDPDGRPVDVRAHRPRTTSTPSTTGHGNPDSRNMP, encoded by the coding sequence ATGACCATGCTCGAACTGCACGGAATCAACCATCTGACGCTATCCACGACCGACATCGACCGGCTCGTGACGTACTACACGGAGTTGCTCGGAGCCACGCTCGCGTTCGAGCGCGCTGCGACCTCTGTCGATCCTCGGGTCGCGGTCATCGATGTCGGCGGGGCCGACCACCTGATGATCGTCGAAACCGCCACCGCCCCCACCACTGATCTCGATCCACTGGGCCGGGCGGGCTGGGGACTGCGTGTTGGCACACACGCGCAGCTTTGTGAGCTTCGCGAACAGATACAGGACGCCGGGTGGCCGGTCGGACAGATCGAGACACTCCCCACTCAATGGACGATGACGGTGCGCGACCCCGATGGTCGCCCTGTGGATGTCCGGGCCCATCGGCCACGCACCACATCGACGCCATCAACCACTGGCCACGGCAACCCGGACTCTCGGAACATGCCCTAG
- a CDS encoding PPOX class F420-dependent oxidoreductase, which translates to MSTQEWHEFVTRGARTGKFSTVGPDGTPHITPVWYVFDGETFAFTTNGQAAKTRNLRRDPRAALCVDDDAPPFAYVEARGEVTLSEDLDELVDVATRAGARYAGPDQAEELGKRNGVPGEVVVRLRPAKVIAYAGITE; encoded by the coding sequence ATGTCGACACAGGAGTGGCACGAGTTCGTCACGCGCGGCGCACGCACGGGGAAGTTCTCCACGGTCGGACCCGACGGCACGCCGCACATCACTCCCGTGTGGTACGTCTTCGACGGCGAAACGTTCGCGTTCACCACCAACGGCCAAGCGGCGAAGACACGCAACCTGCGGCGTGATCCGCGTGCGGCACTGTGCGTCGACGACGACGCCCCGCCCTTCGCCTACGTCGAGGCCCGCGGCGAAGTGACCTTGAGCGAGGACCTGGACGAGTTGGTCGATGTCGCCACCCGGGCCGGTGCCCGGTACGCGGGCCCGGACCAGGCCGAGGAACTCGGCAAGCGCAACGGAGTACCCGGCGAGGTCGTCGTCCGGCTCCGCCCCGCAAAGGTGATCGCCTACGCCGGGATCACCGAATAG
- a CDS encoding SigE family RNA polymerase sigma factor has translation MRERPDYAAYVTERSPRLLRTAYLLCRDWAQAEDLLQTALVKAWRSWRRIEDNPDPYVYRILVNTHASWAKRHWRGERPTERLPDGLDPADGIGAAEDKAVLWAALGRLPHRQRATLVLRFFEDLSEPQVAEVLGCSVGTVKSQTSKALTKLRIDPGVLAAVPQGGE, from the coding sequence ATGCGGGAGCGACCGGACTACGCGGCGTACGTGACGGAGCGGTCGCCGCGGCTGCTCAGAACGGCCTATCTGCTGTGCCGCGACTGGGCGCAGGCGGAGGACCTGCTGCAGACGGCGCTGGTCAAGGCGTGGCGCTCGTGGCGGCGGATCGAGGACAACCCCGATCCGTACGTCTACCGGATCCTGGTCAACACGCACGCGTCGTGGGCGAAGCGACACTGGCGCGGCGAGCGGCCCACGGAACGGCTCCCGGACGGCCTCGACCCGGCGGACGGCATCGGCGCCGCTGAGGACAAGGCAGTCCTGTGGGCGGCGCTCGGCCGGCTTCCACACCGGCAGCGCGCCACGCTGGTGCTGCGCTTCTTCGAGGACCTGTCGGAGCCGCAGGTCGCCGAGGTGCTCGGCTGCTCGGTCGGAACCGTGAAGAGCCAGACCAGCAAGGCCCTCACCAAGCTCCGGATCGATCCGGGCGTCCTGGCCGCCGTACCGCAGGGAGGGGAGTGA
- a CDS encoding MmcQ/YjbR family DNA-binding protein, whose protein sequence is MHGKALQATAQKRAEELPATTLYSFEPGWEAARVVDKWFMLVTEVPGRPVVILKSRPDDAQALCEAYTDITPGYHMNKRHWITLSPGDSIDKRLVEELVTESYRLVVANLPKSRRPVDPARFGTG, encoded by the coding sequence TTGCACGGGAAGGCTCTGCAGGCCACGGCGCAGAAGCGGGCTGAGGAGTTGCCGGCGACCACGCTGTATTCCTTCGAGCCCGGTTGGGAAGCCGCCAGGGTCGTGGACAAATGGTTCATGTTGGTGACCGAAGTGCCCGGCCGGCCGGTGGTGATCTTGAAGTCGCGTCCGGACGACGCCCAGGCCTTGTGCGAGGCGTATACGGACATCACTCCCGGGTATCACATGAACAAGCGGCACTGGATCACGCTGTCTCCGGGCGACTCGATCGACAAGAGACTGGTGGAGGAGCTGGTCACCGAGTCCTACCGGCTGGTGGTCGCCAATCTGCCCAAGTCGCGCCGGCCGGTCGACCCGGCGCGGTTCGGCACCGGGTGA
- the alaS gene encoding alanine--tRNA ligase, translating to MDGERYQELWNLVFMQNLRGEGSGKDDYPILGELPARNIDTGLGLDRLAAILQDVDTVCETDLLSPTLRLVQEMSGRTYPGRDGSDDSTSFRVVTEHSRSIAFLIADGVLPARDGRGYVLRRLMRRAIRHARRLGIDLALPDLTSSVVGNYQELAPQSDLIRQVVTSEEEAFDRTLRQGGRLLDTAITRATSTISGRTAFELHDTYGFPIDLTIDAARSAGLTVDEDEFAELLDRQRRQAHQAGRDRKGDAVARQDLYRRVTARHGLTDFVGHHTETAETRIATLLGPTGELPIAHEGAELDVILTRSPFYAESGGQVGDTGTIRTPDATLHVLDTRLGLDGLHVHTVRIVNGELRPGDEAEASIDGDRRAATARSHSATHVLHAMLRRLLGDHATQRGSRVEPGRLRFDFAHFSPVDPVPVQTLVNDYLLDDPEVHVWETSRSAAEKAGALAMFGEKYNDDVRVVDIGDASRELCGGTHVGHGSQAGPVHIVGESSIGTGLRRIEALTGPDALRHYDHQTHLLNELATLLNVHPNEAPDRLRQRLETLAETQRELETLHTTNLRNQAQRLSPRKELHPNGWLLAQTIPDLTPTDLRTIATDVLTPRGIVILGTATGGKAALVAAVGTDLDITARDLLTRAAQRLGGGAGGKGRIANAGGRNPENLPQAIATAAADARALLG from the coding sequence GTGGACGGCGAGCGCTACCAGGAACTCTGGAACCTGGTCTTCATGCAGAACCTCCGCGGCGAAGGATCGGGTAAGGACGATTACCCGATCCTGGGCGAACTCCCGGCGCGGAACATCGACACCGGCCTCGGCCTCGACCGCCTCGCCGCGATATTGCAGGACGTCGACACCGTCTGCGAAACCGACCTCCTTTCGCCGACCCTCCGCCTCGTCCAGGAAATGTCGGGACGCACCTACCCCGGCCGCGACGGAAGCGACGACTCGACCTCCTTCCGCGTCGTCACCGAGCACTCCCGCTCGATCGCGTTCCTCATCGCGGACGGCGTCCTGCCCGCCCGCGACGGCCGCGGCTACGTCCTGCGCCGCCTGATGCGCCGCGCGATCAGGCACGCCCGCCGCCTCGGCATCGACCTCGCGCTCCCGGACCTGACGTCCAGCGTCGTCGGCAACTACCAGGAGCTGGCACCGCAGTCGGACCTCATCCGCCAGGTGGTCACCTCCGAAGAGGAGGCGTTCGACCGCACGCTCCGCCAGGGCGGCCGCCTCCTCGACACGGCGATCACCCGCGCGACGTCCACCATCTCCGGCCGCACGGCGTTCGAACTGCACGACACCTACGGCTTCCCGATCGACCTGACCATCGACGCGGCGCGCTCCGCGGGCCTCACCGTCGACGAGGACGAGTTCGCCGAGCTCCTCGACCGGCAGCGCCGCCAGGCGCACCAGGCCGGCCGGGACCGCAAGGGCGACGCGGTCGCCCGCCAGGACCTCTACCGCCGCGTCACCGCACGCCACGGCCTCACGGACTTCGTAGGCCACCACACCGAAACAGCGGAAACACGCATCGCCACGCTCCTCGGCCCCACCGGCGAACTCCCGATCGCTCACGAGGGCGCCGAACTCGACGTGATCCTGACTCGCAGCCCGTTCTACGCGGAATCAGGCGGCCAGGTCGGCGACACCGGAACGATCCGCACCCCGGACGCGACCCTCCACGTCCTCGATACCCGACTCGGCCTCGACGGCCTCCACGTCCACACCGTCCGCATCGTGAACGGCGAGCTACGCCCCGGCGACGAGGCCGAGGCGTCCATCGACGGCGACCGCCGCGCGGCCACCGCGCGCTCCCACAGCGCGACCCACGTGCTGCACGCGATGCTGCGCCGCCTCCTCGGCGACCACGCGACCCAGCGCGGCTCCCGCGTGGAACCCGGCCGCCTGCGCTTCGACTTCGCGCACTTCTCCCCCGTCGACCCCGTCCCCGTCCAGACCCTCGTCAACGACTACCTCCTGGACGACCCGGAAGTACACGTCTGGGAAACAAGCCGCTCCGCCGCAGAGAAGGCAGGAGCACTGGCGATGTTCGGCGAGAAGTACAACGACGACGTCCGCGTCGTGGACATCGGCGACGCGTCCCGCGAACTATGCGGCGGCACCCACGTCGGCCACGGCTCGCAGGCGGGCCCCGTCCACATCGTCGGCGAATCGTCCATCGGCACAGGCCTGCGCCGGATAGAGGCACTCACCGGCCCCGATGCCCTGCGCCACTACGACCACCAAACGCACCTCCTGAACGAACTGGCAACACTCCTGAACGTCCACCCCAACGAAGCACCAGACCGCCTCCGCCAGCGACTGGAAACCCTCGCGGAGACCCAGCGCGAACTAGAGACCCTCCACACCACGAACCTCCGCAACCAAGCCCAGCGCCTATCCCCACGAAAGGAACTCCACCCCAACGGCTGGCTCCTGGCCCAGACGATCCCCGACCTGACCCCCACCGACCTCCGCACCATCGCGACCGACGTCCTCACCCCGCGCGGCATAGTGATCTTGGGCACCGCCACCGGCGGCAAGGCCGCACTGGTCGCCGCAGTGGGCACGGACCTCGACATCACCGCACGCGACCTCCTGACCCGCGCCGCGCAACGGCTGGGCGGCGGCGCCGGCGGCAAGGGCAGGATCGCGAACGCGGGCGGCCGCAACCCCGAGAACCTCCCGCAGGCCATCGCCACGGCGGCGGCCGACGCCCGCGCCCTCCTCGGCTAG